In Acidimicrobiales bacterium, a genomic segment contains:
- a CDS encoding phosphomannomutase/phosphoglucomutase codes for MTATDTTERARAEYPVVVPEDPRWRRVLDNLRRPEAIAGFFIVAASVAFVVTQLQPSQVLRNTTPAGGDMGAHVWLPDFVKRGLLPHLRITGWTPDWYDGFPALTYYFPGPIVAIALISYVLPYNIAFKLVTVVGLIALPVAAWAFGRLARMRYPGAVILAVAALPYLFARDYTIYGGNIASTMAGEFAFSIALALALVFLGLVARGLENGRHRALAAVVLAAVGVSHILPLLFAVLGAIVLTIMRFDRHRLKWILPVLVVGAALIAFWALPFELRLPYATDMGYEKVTNYISTLFPAKDLWLFLLAGTGALLSIARRNRAGVFFTIMAVLSALIFRVAPQYRLWNARVLPFWYLCLYFLAAIAFLEIGLSIVDALRSYDRPKASTGGTIGVAIVTFLVALTWVNFPLHNLPFGHTTASGKYSWLGITSADTSYDPDWVYWNYSGYQSPGKARRNEYFAVVDQMKKLGQDPSYGCGRAMWEYEPELDQMGTPDALMLLPFWTHGCIGSQEGLYYESSATTPYHFLNAAELSDHPSNPVRGLNYPAAPNVAEGVQHLQILGVKYFMALTPDVQSQADQDSNLQLVATVGPYPVTYTSGGSSSVQQRTWKIYEVANSDLVSPLLYQPAVMTGVSSAGKTWLNASQAWYLDPNRWNVYEAASGPKSWTRVTPNDTSPPLITLPPVEVSNIHQSNESISFDVDQTGVPVVVRTSYFPNWQVSGGKGPYRATPNLMVVIPTSNHVTLNYGYTGLDWFGFILSLLGVAAVVVLWRMRPVDYPVPRHYLGGRFASARGLFGPPGKVRDGMAPTDTEILDTVFKAYDIRGTVPNQMNPALARAVGASFARFAEARTVLVARDMRPSGVELAHAFAEGATSVGSDVIDLGLTSTDELYFASGSLNAPGAMFTASHNPANYNGIKLCLAGARPVGADTGLREIKLAVARGDFFDGNGAAPGKVTSRDVLADYVAKVRSFVDLSALRPLKVVADTANGMGGLVVPAVFDGLPFSLEVLFGELDGTFPNHPADPIQAENLVSLQRRILETGADVGLAFDGDADRCFLVDDRGEPVSGSTTTALVAAALLDKHPGATILHNLICSKAVPEIVRELGGVPVRTRVGHSYIKAVMADTDALFGGEHSGHYYFRENYRADSGTVAALVVLEVLSKAGRPLSEIRKRFERYSDSGEINTEVSDPNAVIDGVAERFAGYKQDRLDGLTVDLGDWWFNLRPSNTEPLLRLNLEARDRASSEAHTAEVLAIIKELAGASR; via the coding sequence ATGACCGCGACCGACACGACCGAACGCGCCCGGGCCGAGTATCCGGTCGTCGTTCCCGAGGATCCTCGCTGGCGCAGGGTCCTGGACAATCTCCGCCGGCCCGAAGCCATAGCCGGGTTCTTCATCGTCGCCGCGTCGGTCGCTTTTGTGGTCACCCAGCTGCAACCGTCACAGGTGCTGCGAAACACGACACCCGCCGGCGGGGACATGGGCGCGCACGTCTGGCTGCCCGACTTCGTGAAGAGGGGCCTTCTCCCGCATCTGCGAATCACCGGCTGGACGCCCGACTGGTACGACGGATTCCCCGCGCTCACCTATTACTTCCCCGGCCCGATCGTCGCGATCGCGCTCATCTCCTACGTCCTCCCGTACAACATCGCCTTCAAGCTGGTCACCGTCGTCGGCTTGATCGCTCTTCCTGTCGCGGCGTGGGCGTTCGGGCGGCTGGCCCGCATGCGCTATCCGGGGGCGGTGATCCTCGCGGTGGCGGCACTCCCTTACTTGTTCGCCCGCGACTACACGATCTACGGGGGCAACATCGCGTCGACCATGGCGGGGGAGTTCGCCTTCTCGATCGCGCTCGCCCTCGCGCTCGTGTTCCTGGGCCTGGTCGCCAGAGGTCTCGAAAACGGACGCCACCGCGCGCTCGCCGCCGTCGTCCTCGCCGCCGTCGGAGTCAGCCACATCCTCCCCCTTCTCTTCGCGGTCCTCGGTGCGATCGTCCTCACCATCATGCGGTTCGACCGCCACCGGCTGAAGTGGATCCTCCCCGTGCTCGTCGTCGGGGCAGCGCTGATCGCCTTCTGGGCCCTGCCGTTCGAGCTTCGCCTCCCCTACGCGACGGACATGGGCTACGAGAAGGTCACCAACTACATATCGACTTTGTTCCCGGCAAAGGACCTGTGGCTCTTCCTTCTCGCCGGGACAGGCGCGCTGCTCTCCATCGCCCGGCGCAACCGCGCCGGCGTGTTCTTCACGATCATGGCGGTCCTCTCCGCCCTGATCTTCCGGGTCGCGCCTCAGTACCGACTTTGGAACGCGCGCGTACTTCCCTTCTGGTACCTGTGCCTCTACTTCCTCGCCGCGATCGCGTTCCTCGAAATCGGGTTGAGCATCGTCGACGCGCTTCGCTCGTACGACCGACCGAAGGCGAGCACCGGAGGGACGATCGGGGTCGCGATCGTCACCTTCCTCGTGGCGCTCACTTGGGTCAACTTCCCGTTGCACAACCTGCCTTTCGGGCACACCACGGCGTCGGGCAAGTACAGCTGGCTCGGCATCACCAGCGCCGACACGTCCTACGACCCGGACTGGGTCTACTGGAACTACTCCGGCTACCAGTCGCCCGGCAAGGCGCGCCGGAACGAGTACTTCGCGGTCGTCGACCAGATGAAGAAGCTCGGCCAGGACCCCTCGTACGGATGCGGCCGCGCGATGTGGGAGTACGAACCGGAACTCGACCAGATGGGAACGCCCGACGCGCTGATGTTGCTTCCGTTCTGGACCCACGGATGCATCGGTTCGCAAGAGGGCCTCTATTACGAGTCGTCGGCGACCACCCCTTACCACTTCCTCAACGCGGCGGAGCTGTCCGACCATCCTTCCAATCCCGTCCGGGGACTCAACTACCCCGCCGCGCCGAACGTCGCCGAAGGCGTGCAGCATCTCCAGATACTCGGGGTCAAGTACTTCATGGCATTGACGCCCGACGTTCAGTCCCAGGCGGATCAGGACAGCAACTTGCAACTCGTCGCCACCGTCGGCCCGTACCCGGTCACCTACACGAGCGGCGGGAGCTCGTCGGTTCAGCAGCGCACATGGAAGATCTACGAGGTCGCCAACTCCGACCTGGTGAGCCCGCTGCTTTACCAACCGGCGGTGATGACCGGCGTTTCGAGCGCCGGCAAGACGTGGCTCAACGCCTCCCAGGCTTGGTACCTCGACCCCAACCGCTGGAACGTCTACGAAGCCGCGTCCGGCCCAAAGAGCTGGACCCGGGTGACGCCGAACGACACCTCCCCCCCGTTGATCACCCTCCCGCCGGTCGAGGTGTCCAACATCCATCAGAGCAACGAGTCGATCTCCTTCGACGTCGACCAGACCGGCGTCCCCGTCGTGGTGAGGACCTCCTACTTCCCGAACTGGCAAGTCAGCGGGGGCAAGGGCCCCTACCGGGCGACGCCCAACCTGATGGTCGTTATACCGACCTCCAATCACGTCACCCTCAACTACGGATACACAGGTCTCGACTGGTTCGGGTTCATCCTGTCGCTCCTCGGGGTCGCGGCTGTTGTAGTCCTGTGGCGGATGCGTCCGGTCGACTACCCGGTGCCGCGTCACTACCTCGGCGGCCGGTTCGCCTCGGCTCGGGGGCTGTTCGGCCCGCCGGGTAAGGTGCGAGACGGAATGGCGCCGACCGATACCGAGATACTCGACACCGTTTTCAAGGCGTACGACATAAGGGGCACCGTTCCCAACCAGATGAACCCCGCTCTCGCAAGGGCCGTCGGAGCTTCGTTCGCCCGGTTCGCCGAGGCCCGAACGGTACTGGTCGCGCGGGACATGAGACCATCTGGTGTCGAGCTCGCGCACGCGTTTGCCGAGGGGGCCACGTCGGTCGGGAGCGACGTGATCGACCTCGGGCTGACTTCCACGGACGAGCTCTACTTCGCGTCCGGGTCGTTGAACGCACCGGGTGCGATGTTCACCGCCTCACACAACCCCGCCAATTACAACGGCATCAAGCTCTGCCTCGCCGGCGCGCGACCGGTCGGAGCCGACACCGGTCTGAGGGAGATCAAGCTGGCTGTGGCGCGCGGCGACTTCTTCGACGGCAACGGCGCGGCGCCGGGGAAGGTCACCAGCCGCGACGTTCTGGCCGACTACGTCGCGAAGGTGCGCTCCTTTGTTGACCTCTCGGCCCTCCGCCCGCTGAAGGTTGTCGCCGACACCGCGAACGGCATGGGCGGGCTGGTGGTGCCTGCTGTCTTCGACGGCCTTCCTTTTTCCCTTGAAGTGCTCTTCGGAGAGCTCGACGGAACCTTCCCGAACCACCCGGCCGACCCGATCCAGGCGGAGAACCTCGTGTCGTTGCAGCGACGCATCCTCGAAACCGGCGCCGACGTCGGGCTGGCGTTCGACGGGGACGCCGACAGGTGCTTCCTTGTTGACGACCGCGGAGAGCCGGTCTCCGGTTCGACCACCACCGCGCTGGTCGCCGCCGCGCTTCTCGACAAACACCCCGGCGCGACGATCCTGCACAACCTGATCTGCTCCAAGGCGGTTCCCGAGATCGTCCGTGAGCTGGGCGGTGTGCCTGTTCGCACGCGCGTCGGCCACTCGTACATAAAGGCGGTGATGGCCGACACCGACGCGCTCTTCGGAGGCGAGCACTCGGGTCACTACTACTTCCGGGAAAATTACCGGGCGGACTCCGGAACGGTCGCCGCGCTGGTTGTGCTCGAGGTGTTGAGCAAGGCGGGGCGTCCGTTGTCGGAGATCCGGAAACGGTTCGAGCGCTACTCGGACTCCGGCGAGATAAACACCGAGGTTTCGGACCCGAACGCGGTGATCGACGGTGTCGCCGAACGTTTCGCCGGTTACAAGCAGGACCGCTTGGACGGATTGACCGTCGACTTGGGCGACTGGTGGTTCAACCTGCGCCCGTCGAATACCGAGCCTCTGTTGCGGCTCAACCTGGAGGCTCGCGACCGGGCAAGCAGCGAAGCTCACACGGCCGAGGTTCTTGCCATCATCAAAGAGCTGGCCGGCGCCAGTCGCTGA
- a CDS encoding CPBP family intramembrane glutamic endopeptidase, with product MAVIAANVGGLWIGLVGAAVLASRRHGTGDVSKDFGFRVATWWDLPLGAAVGLACQYGLIPALYLPFQRFDRSLSQQLSKPVHQDTGSVHTAAAAIVVLLVLAAGAPLVEELFFRGLLLRSLLGRIPAAGAIVISSLLFALAHFEAVQFAGLAVFGAVLGYLAWRTGRLGPSIGAHIAFNAAAVLSVVHFH from the coding sequence GTGGCGGTCATCGCCGCCAACGTCGGCGGACTGTGGATAGGGCTGGTGGGCGCCGCGGTGCTCGCCAGCCGGCGGCACGGGACCGGCGACGTCAGCAAGGACTTCGGTTTCCGGGTCGCGACCTGGTGGGACCTGCCCCTCGGGGCGGCGGTCGGCCTGGCCTGCCAGTACGGGTTGATACCGGCCTTGTACCTGCCGTTCCAGAGATTCGACCGGTCCCTCAGCCAGCAGTTGAGCAAACCGGTTCATCAGGACACCGGCTCGGTCCACACCGCCGCGGCCGCGATAGTGGTGCTTCTCGTTCTCGCCGCCGGCGCACCGCTGGTCGAAGAGCTGTTCTTCCGTGGACTCCTGCTCCGCTCCCTTCTCGGCCGGATACCCGCCGCCGGAGCGATCGTCATCAGCTCCCTTCTTTTCGCGCTGGCCCATTTCGAGGCCGTCCAGTTCGCCGGCCTGGCCGTGTTCGGGGCGGTGCTCGGTTACCTGGCGTGGAGAACCGGGAGGCTGGGCCCCTCGATAGGGGCGCACATCGCGTTCAACGCGGCCGCCGTCCTCTCCGTCGTCCACTTCCATTGA